From the genome of Paenibacillus thermoaerophilus:
TCACGCTCCCGATCCCGCGCCTACCCGTCCAGCAGAACCCCGAGCATCCGCTCCAAGGCTTCCACGCCCCGCTCCTCGGCCGCTTTGGCGCGCTGCAAGACGGCAATGGAGTAATCGGCGTTCGCGGGCACGTTCGGATTGCCGCCCTGCGGAAACGGATATAGCTGCGGCAATTCGGCCAGCGCGTCGAACACCGCCTGATAATGATCCGCCGCCACCCCGGCAAGCCGCGATACTTCCCGTTTTCTCGTCCCGGCCTTCTTTCCACTGAAAATGAATCAGCACAGCGGCGCTGAGGCCAAACAAAGCGGCCAGTACAACAATCAGCAAATCCTTCACAGAATGTCCTCCTCCCATGACATATTGGGAAAACATCGATTTTTGCGGTTCAGGCCAGCGAGAAATTTCAACTGCGGTCTTGGCACTCCCCTTCTTCGATCACGTATTGGAACACTTCATTGATATCCTTGTCAAACAGCCGGGCAAGCTCAAACGCGAGGATGAGCGAAGGGGTATACTTGTTGTTTTCCAATGAGTGAATCGTCTGCCGGCTCACGCCCAACCTATCCGCGACTTCTTGCTGCGTCCATCGTTTTTCCGCCCGTAACACGACAAGCCGGTTTCGAAGCAATGCTAGGATATTGTTTCAAATCCCCGCCTTGTTGTCGCCTTCCATCTGGAGGGGTATACTTATCGTGGAGAG
Proteins encoded in this window:
- a CDS encoding helix-turn-helix transcriptional regulator, whose protein sequence is MLALLRNRLVVLRAEKRWTQQEVADRLGVSRQTIHSLENNKYTPSLILAFELARLFDKDINEVFQYVIEEGECQDRS